CCCCCAATTTATGTTCAAGACCATAGGTAATTCCATCCCAAAGCTCTTCCCCTTTTCCATGGTGTTCAGCTTCCAACTTTGTTTTCCAACCACAGTCTGAGGGCCTTTTTTCAGGCTGGATGACATCAGGGGCACTTGAGGTCTTGCCTAGGAGAGGCTGAGAATTGGGGCAGATTactgaaggtcttttccaacctaaacaattctatgattattgttgttgttgttattaatCCTTAGGTTTACTGAGGTTTACTCAAACCTATAGAGCTGCAACAGTTCCCCAACCATGGCGTGCTCCCATTCAAAGGTCCATGTTTCTCCATATCCACAAGCTCTTGGCTCCAACTGTTTGCTGTTTTTCCATTGCCTCTGACAGGAGGAACCCATCCCTAGGAGCTTCCAACAGAGCCCTGGCCAGGTGGCTGCCAGCGGAATATGAGGATGGCGTGTCCGTGCCCTGTGGGTGGACGGAAGGAAGGTGTTTCTCTGGATTCCTCCTTCCCCTGGTAATGTTTGTAACAGTCTCAGAACACAGTGTTAGGCCTAGGGATTGTCAGTTCTAGGACTGACTGCAGGCATCAAAGGGCTCATCCACTAGCTGGAATTGAGGATCAGGTTAGAGGGGCTTAAATTCACCAGCTTCAGGGTGATGGTCTGAGAATATCCAGGGGGTCTATTAGAAATGCTTTCTAAGTCCCATGccttcaggaaaagcaaaggaaaattaatctGATTGCTGCAGAATCACAGGAGGAATATAGAATTATACAATATCTTCTTTTAAACTGAGTGCATTTAAGCCAAATTATTTTActtacctttttttatttggtCTGTGGCAGTTGTTTCCTGAAAAGCAATTATGCCAGAGGATAAAGTGAGTCAGGGAATCCCCAGAACAAAAAATGTATGATCAAAGGTGCTATGTGGGGGTCCCTGGATGGGTGAAGTGCAGGGGTTGTGGCTCTTGTGGCACCTGGATGTGACCGGGGACACTGTGAGGTGGCTTCTGGTTGCTTGAGTTTGGTGCAACAACAGCTCtgatgaggaggagctggggttgtGTTCATGGATTTCTTGTACTTCCTAACCTTCCTCCACAGCACTGTGTCCACTTTTTCTGTAGTAATACATGGAGGTGGGAGAACTGTGATCAATGAGGAAGGGATGAGAAGGGAGGAGGACTTCCAGATAATTTCCAGAAATTCCCTGGGGCTATTTTTTCTAcacttctattaaaaaaagttcttttaGTCTCCCTTTCGCAGGCTTGCTTAGCTATTTCCCTAAGTCCATCCAGGGACAGCATTGGCCTGGAGGTTCAGAATCCTGCCTagagccagagcagcactcTGCTCAGTGAAGGGCACTTGGTGATGGTGACACCTTCCTGCACAgacagatttggggttttttgtctgcAAAGCACAAGAAGTGCCCTGGGAATTTTTCTGACGACCCCGCAACTGGGTGCACCCATTCACGCATGTCATTTCTCCCCAGAGTGTTCTGCTTCCACCCCCACAGGTCCGACAAGCGTCCAACAAGATTGTCCGCttccccctggagcagctgtggatggACCAGCAGAGATCCCTCATGTTCATGTGGTGGGGCCAGTCTATTGACCATGACCTGGATTTCAGCCCAGAGTCCCCTTCAGTGGCAGGACAGACTGTGAcaccagctgtgccaaggagcCTCCCTGCTTTCCCATCCAGGTACaggcagcctcctcctccttcttccagggcaggaagggagagggCATCTGCTTTCCAACCAGGAGATGTTGGTGGCTCTCATGCTCCTTGGCCATGGAAGAATATCCTCCCAGAAGAGGCCAAGGAGGTCAGAGCACTCTGtgtggtggcagtgctgtgttccAGGGGCAGTCCCTGGGTTCAGGCACAGGCACAGTCTTTGCCAGGTTTCCAGGCATTTGGCCATCTCCttcagaaatgtgatttttctttggAGCTGTTGTGCAAAGGTAGCATGGGTGAtgcctggaaaacaggaaatgtCACAGACAGGCACTGGGGAGTGTCAATACCACAGAAAATCCACGGGACTTAAGTACTCTTTGCACGGGAAAAGGGAGTGCTGAGATCTTCCAGCAGTACCTGTGGCATTTTCAGGAGTCACATCCTGGTCCCTGCTCCAgtagatcacagaatcacataaTCATTcgggttggaaaagccctccaggatcatccagtccaagctgtgccccatccccaccttgtccccagcccagagctctgagtgccacgTCCATGACttccttgggcacttccagggatgggcactccaaacctccctgggcagcccctgccagtgcctgagcaccctttccatggggaaattcctcctgatgtccaacctgcccctccccaggcccagcctgaggccgttccctctcctcctgttcctgttcctgttccctggagcacagcctgacccccccagctgtcccctcctggcaggagttgtgcagagccacaagggcccccctgagcctccttttctccaaatcATATCCATgtccctccagcagccctgccctcccacctTTGaagttctgctgcagctctggctcccacATGTCTTCCTAattcctctcaagaaaaactaTGATGGGATGGAACATCACTGAGTGTTTCCCTGACACACATTTGAGAGTGCTGGAAGGAAGGGTCACAAATTCTGGATGACAATTCTCTATGGTGTAGATATGGAGATAAGAAAACTGACTGTTAAAGATGCAATccaatatatttattttcagggaaaagacTTTAGGAATCTATAGGACTTTAGGCTCCAGGCTATTTTGGACTTGGGCTCCtagagcagcatctctgctgtcaATCTGACCCTTCATCTCAAGATTTATGCTGAAGGCTTATGCCCTGTGAGagggctcctgcctggctccatCTCCGGAGCCACTgatgaattttccttttctctatcTGCAGATCCCACCCAACGAACCCCGAATCACCAACAGGAGGGATTGCCTCCCTTTCTTCCGCTCAGCTGCCGCCTGCCAGCGGGGCAGGGCGGTGCAGGAGCAGATCAACGCGCTCACCTCGTTCCTGGATGGCAGAGAGGCGGCCATGGCCCAGCGGCTGTGGGACCGGAACAGCCAGAAGGGGCTCCTGGCTGTGAACCACAACTTCACTGACAGGGGCAGGGAGTACATGCCTTTCGGCCCCATGAGGAAGGAGCCCTGCCTGAAGGCCAGCGGGGCAGCTCGAATCCCTTGTTTTCTTGCAAGTGAGTTGGGTGCTTTCACCTCAAACCTGGAATCTGGAGCAGACAGTTCTACCAGCTCCAGCTCACTTCtttagttgtttgtttttcttatttaaatagaaaatggaATGGAGCAAATCATGAAGGACTGAGACAGTCTGTGCTAAGTAGGAGGAAGGTCTTCACCCTCTCCAAGTCTTGTTTGTGAGGATAAACCTGGAGTGAAGGTGTCTCATCcatgctcagcagctctggtgtAGGGCCCAGAGTAACCTAGGAACCAGTGACATGATGGAGTCAAGCAGGCATAGCAGTGGCAGCATGGCCTGGAGGCAATGGCTGGTGTGTACTTGTCCTTCCATGGCTGTCTCTATCCCAGTGGGATGGGAACAGATGTACAACTACTGTGCTGGGTCACAGCAGGAAACATTTGCATGTCCCCGCTGCAATTTGAGAGGAGCTcggatcccagctggaatgagTATGAGGCCAAGACTAGACCAAGGTGGCCTTTTAAGGTGTGTTCCCAGCACTGTGAAGGCTGAGGGAGTACTGGGAGTGCTTTCCATAAAACTGTGGGACCACAGAGAGGGATGCTTCTGATACACCTCATAAATTAGTGTCTCTCTGGCCTATTTCTTTTGGAGAGCAGGACATCCCACTGactcctgctggcactggccaCACCAGGCTGcttgtggcagtgctggagaaagCTTCAGGGCACAACAGATCTCatcagctgtggagctgctttCTATTCCCTTGGCCCCTTTCATATCTGGCCAAAGTTCCTCTGAACATCCCCATGGTCCTTGGAATCCATCAGCTCTCTCCATGAAAGCTCATGGTGTTTCAcactccctcctgctcccccagtTCTGTGCAGATCTCTCCTTGGTGAGGACCACACAGGACCTGTGGCCAAAGGCAGGTACTCAGTGAGAAGCAGAGTGGGCAGGAGCATCAGATAATTCCCAGGAGGGGCTTCTGGCCCCTGCAGACTCTTAGCAAGGAGCAGTTCCTGTTCCATGGCTGGAACAGACCCATCAGTTCTTTTATGGGAAAGCTTATCAGTTCAGGCTGCTTCGGAAGCGCCTTTGAAAATTCAAGTGTCTTGTTTGTGACTTTTCCGGTCCCTGAGAACTGGGGGAGTTTTACATGTGCAGTTTCCTCCAAGGGCTCAATGTTTCCCCCCAGAGCTCTGTTGGAAGCTCTGGCTGGATGCATTCTGTTCAGGGAAACCTCACAGTGCTGCATTTGTTCCTCCTTCCGCAGTCCCTCACAGGCAGCCTTTGAGAGTGGATGAAAAGGGCTCTGTGCCAAGTGCAGGAGCAAATGCCTCTATTTGCTGTGGGACAAGGGGACTAAATGCAACATATTTACTTTTCTCTGAGTGCTTGCCTATGCTCTCATCACCTGCTTGCTCTTGCGTTTCCTGCCGCAGATGTTTGAAGAAGGatttgagatttttctgtgaTGCTGTTTGTTATTTATTCCTCCAAGTTGactcattttgcttttccttttactcCCCAGAAAGCCTGTTTGTGACTGTCACCTTGCTTTGGCCACAGTTTCAGCTGGTTTGAGGGAGACCTGCTGAGTTTCAGAGTTTCCTTGGCCATTTTGACTTCCCTTTGCccatttgcatttctctcttgAGCTGTGAGACTAAACATCTCTGATATGGGAACCTGGAGAACACCTACGTGTATTTAACTTTTTAAGTTAGTGCTACTAGCCCTTCACTGAAGCCTTCCCCACCTCTCTGTGAttctcagcacagccaggacagcaccTAGCTTTTGTTGCCTcagcagaaattcagcttttgcCAGGTGCTGTCCAATCCTTggtttccctctcctcctctgtgtATCTTACTCACTTTCTTCACAACATAAATATTGAGACATCTAAAAATTCCTCTGTGAGTGCTTCCCAATGTGACTTTCCCACTCCAGTGTCATGTGTGCCCCTCCCCGTGACACCCGTGCCAGTAAGATGCTAGGGCTGGCCTGTATGCACACgctcttcctgcaggagcacaaCTGTCTGgttgggaagctgaggagcctcaaTCCCCACTGGAATGATGAGAGGCTCTACCAGGAGGCACAAAAGGTCCTGGGAGCCATGATCCAGGTACCAGCCATCATCCCACCtgttcctggctctgcctgcagtcTCACAGGATTCACATGTTATATTTTGCTAGAGCAGGGTGGCCAAAGGGTGCAGCATTCTGGGGTGAAAGGACCAAATTCTTTCCTCCAGCCCCTTTTGACCAAAGCAAAATCACAGAGATACCTGAAATGACAAGCACAGAGGGGTCCCCCTGAATGTTCGATGTACCTCTACTGTTGAATTTACAAAATGCTTGATGAGGTTTTTAATGGCACATTTTTGGTTGAGGAACAGACAGAAAAGTcagaggaaaagcttttctaaCCGGTGTTTTGTACCTGATAAAAATGGTCCTGAAAATTTGGATTAAAGTTCCTCGGATTGTGAATCCTCTCCTCTCAATgattccctgcccatggcagggaatgatcttaaaggtcctttccaacccaaaccattccggGATTCTATGAAGAAGCCCCTTGTGCTGGTGGAGCCAGTCACGGTGTCTCCTTGAGACAGGGCTGCACCCTTTGGCCACCCCACACAAGCTTGACTAGCTTGACACACTACCCCATCCCTGAATGGGATCCTGGGGTCACACAAGCACCTCTGTGATTGGGAGGGACCTCCCAAAGTCTCTTATCCAGCCTCCAGTTTCGAGCAGGAGTGGCCTCAAAGCCAGATGAGGTTTCACAGCTAGCAGGAAAGCCTGGATCCTATGAGAGAAAGGGACATGGGGTTTCCAAAGGCATTGCACCTCCTTTGAAGCCTGTCTTCTGAGCTGgttcaacaaaaataaaaagcaggaatgtcgccgacatgttttatgaaaaatcctttacttaggattttctCCTcttgagagctgagaggcctcaagaacaaatTGTAAACCATTCTTATTTGTTGttgtggaatgcaacggggggAGTTTGTGATTagccccgtcaaactgtttctAATTAAGAACTTATCACAAAACACTTGTCTGACTGATTTCAGTCTGAGAAGACTTTTTGTTTAcacattctattctattcttaacttagccttgtagtgaaatccttctctctattcttttagtatagtttttatatattatatatcatataataataaatcaaaccttctgaTACATagagtcaactttgtcgtctcttccctcatcctgagacccctgaAAACAAAGTAACACAGGAATATCAAAATGTTTATGTTTTTATGCTGTCCATTTAAATACTATTGTattgttggaaaaaaaacccaacaaaacatGTTGGGCAAGGCAAACACTCAAAGGATTGTCCAAGAAGCATAATCTCCATCATTGTGTTTATATCAATGGTTTCATCTTCATGCAGTATTCAGACAATCAATCCATTTTCTCCTACTGACacagattttgatttttcttttttaaattatattggGCTGCCTCCTCAATATCCCAGAGAGACATGAGAGCAGGACTGGAAATCTCTGCTGTGGGAGGACTgagggagctgcctgtgggTGGTGCTACCCCCATTATCTGCTGATGTTATCTTTGCTATCTGAGGCACGAAGGGTGCAGTTCTGCCTGCCTGATGGGAGTGGTGCAGTTACAAGGAGCCAATATTTGGGAGGATTTTGCAGGCTTTTATcttcacaaaatcacagaaccaaTTAGATTATAAAAGACTTCTGAtatcattgagtccaacctatTATTATGTTGCTCTGACCTGCCAGAGTGTTGTGGCAGAGAGAACATGAAAATCAATTTTGCTTCCACAGAAACTGATGGCCAAGACATTAACAGTTCACCCTTTCCTTGTTTACCCCTAGATCATAACCTACAGGGACTACCTGTCTCTCCTGTTGGGATGCAGGTTCCACAGGCTCATTCCTCGCTGCCGGGGCTACAATGAGTCTATGGATTCTCGGATATCCAATGTCTTCGCCTTGGCTTTTCGCTCTGCTCATGCCTCTGTCCCTCCAACTGTTGGCCGCTTAGATGAATATTACAGACCCATAACTCCTGAAATTCAGCTCAGAACCTCCTTCTTTGCTGTCTGGAGAATCATTCAAGAAGGTAAATCCTTTTCTGCAGTGTGAGTTTATTTCATTCGTCCTTTCTGCCCTCTCTGGATGAACACCTGCTTCAGCCAAATTCAAAAGTGTTTTGTGTTCAAGGTATTAAATGGCCTTTATACCAGCCAGAGTTGTCCCAACAGAGCTGTCCCCTCTAGATGAGGGCAGCCCATCATGTTCCAAAGTGGTCTGATCACTGATTGCTGTGGCCTCCAAGAACATTattcaaagtattttcttcctaattctTTAAGTGCAGGGAAATTAATTCTTATGTAGTAGAAGCTTATAATTAAATACGAGCTGTGCTCACCTCTCTGGGGCCTCTTAGCCACACACTgtcctccctgcactgctcacaTGTCCCTGCATCAGGTGGAATTGATCCGAGTttccctgtgccacctctgcaggTGGGATTGATCCCTATCTCCGGAGCCTCATGGCTGACCAGGCCAAGTGATGACACAGCAGCAAATAGTGGTGGGCGAGCTCTGGGACCGGCTCTTTGAGGAGGTTGAGAGGATTGGGTTTGATTTAGCTGCACTCAACATGCAGCGCGGGTGAGATCGTGGCCTTCCAGGAGGTAAgtcagctgtgggagcagagcttacaaagaaaaacaagtggaAATCAGGCATTTTTGTGATTAAACATTGAGAAGCTTCTCCAGcctatgcttggctgaaattACTCAGGAGATGGATTCAGTGATCCTTATGTATCTCTCCCAATGCAGGATATTCAGTGATTCTATGATGCTCTTTCTCAaactttttccttgtttctgaaCAACCACAGGTAAGTGGATGGAGGTTGAGCACTGAAGGCAAAGCCTGGCTGAAGCTGCATGAGAGACATGGAGGCAGAAGAACACAGGGCATTGCACAGACCGGAGCTTGGTGTTCAGTGACTGATTTGTTTCTGTTgtccaagtgaaaaaaaaaggtaaaatagtTCAGCAATAAGTTTGCAGGAGTGGAATTAGGGCTGTAAGTCCCCTGCGACTTCTCTGCAATCATCTGTAGGGTCCAGCCCAGCCACGCTTGACTGGAAGAGCAGATTCCAATATGTAAAGAAAATCTCATCATAATTTCTTTACTGAATCTGTGTgccagagagaaaaacagccaAACGTGTCAGAACCACTCTCCGGGCTCTTCAAGGTGCAAAACCATTGTAATGGCATTGCAAGATGGTCTTGAGAAATAGATTGTTGATAGCACTTCAGAGCTGGCTCCTGAGTGGGTCCTTGCACAACAGTGTCATTATGCTGAGGTTAGAACCCAGAACTGCTGTGTCAGCAACATCTTGAGAGATGCAATAGGGCTCCTTTTTGAAACTGGGATGAAAACTGAGCTGGATCCATGGGTTTTAATCCCAGTCAGAGGCTTTGCAGTACATCCAGGGGCATCATCAACTCACAGGATTGCTCTGCCTTAGCCACAACATAAAGCTGTGATTTTTCTATGCTTTATTGGGGAACACCATCATATGCAGACCTGATCAGAACCACAAATCCTGGGTTTCCAGACCTGACAAGGTGGGAGTTACATGTATTTCTAGTGAATTTGGGTTTAGCTTTAGGTATCAACCCACCTATGAGTGCTGTACTCCCTTATATTAGACATCCACAAAGGTGTTGGTGGCATAGCAAGGTCAAAAACCCTCcctaattaattttctgatttaGCAAATTCTCAGTGTCCTGGAATTGTTTGATAGTGGTCTCATCTAGGCACCATATGATGTGTCTTTTCCTCCCAATGCTCCCTGTTTTTTAGACATAAGACAGTAGGTTTGGAatggatatcaggaaaaaaatttcctgtgaGGTTGGTGAGGCCCTGgtacaggttgcccagagaagctgtggctgccccatccctgcaagtgctcaaggccaggctgaacggggcttggagcaccctaggatagaggaaggtgtccctgctcatggcaggtggaatgagatgaactttATTAGCCCTTCCAATCCAAATtgttccatgattccatgacaTCCTGCTTACAGCAGGGGTGTTTGCTGCAGCATAATCTCATCTCCTCCACTAAGATGCAGAATTAAGCACCAGTTGTGGCACAGTGAATTTTCGGCTGTTTACAGTCCAGAAAAATTAGTCCAGTTGGCAGAGTCTGGTGGCTGAAGTAACTTGGGCTGTGAGGAGTGGGTGGTTTGTCCCCAAGGCTGGACAGCTGTGGAGAAGAACTTGGTCGTTCTCCCGTTGTACAGAGAGAGGGGCCATCAACATCTTGTCCAGGTTCGCTTTCAATGAAGGCAGCATCATCTGCATCCCTGCTGAGTGGAGCAGAACATTGCTGGAAGGTGGTGGTACAACTCCCACCTGCAGATACATGGCTCTCCAAAACAGGCCGGGGGAGCCGGCTCTGGAGGAGTGGGAAGGCAGTAGCATTAacagaaatatagaaaaatgttttaaacattttggtGCCTTGCTGGTGTCCCAGCTTTgagaagaagagggaaaaatctTTCCAGGAGGGGGTAGTGCATCACTGCTCTAGCTGCTCTGACATTCAACTACTTGCTGGTTACAACTCCTGGAGAAAATTCTGTGGGCTCTCACAGCCCTCTGGAGTGAAGTCACTTGGGCACGTGTTGGGGAATTGAAACCAGGCAAGGAAATTCCTGAAGATCTATGGGACACCAAAGAGTATTGACATCTGGATTGGGGCCCTTGCAGAGCCCTTTGTGAAAGGAGGCCGAGTGGGGCCTCCTATGGCCTGTCTCATTGGCACACAGTTCAGGAACATTCGTGATGGGGACAGGTAGGAGGGGAGCTGGGTATCCCAACCCCAGAGTACAGGGAGTCTGGAGTTTATGCAGATTTCTTCATGCAGATCTGAAAACTACAGATCCAACTCCAgttgtttgttgcttttttttttttttcagtactcCTTCAAAAGTTTCATTCTCTTTGTCGTCATGTACTTATTCCCTGTCCTATGGTTGAAATCCTGGGCTGAGATCCCTTCCCAGCAAAGTGATATCTCACTATTACTTCTTCCCTCCCCCAGTTCTGAACTGGAACCCTCTGCTCTGACATGTGGCAGTGCTTGGTCTTTGCTTGTGATGGATGTGgtgtgttggggttttcttgtcAGCCAAAATCACTTCAGTAGTGCTGAGGTTTCAACACACCtgaattcctcctcctcctccttgagGTTGCTCAGGGGCTTCAGGTGCAGCAGTGAGTTACATTCCCCATTTTAAGCTGGATTTCTGAAGCAAGatccctgtgcctgccagcaATATTGCCTGAAAATAGGATCACAACCCATGTTTCTGGGAAACAGTTCTGCTGAGAAAGACTTAGGATGAGCTCAAGCTCCAGGATGAGGAGATTAGGGTCAAACAGTCTGTTACACGTCTAAAAATCCTGTTCTTATGGCAGGAAACAAACCCTTTTCAAAAAAATTGAGTAATTACAGGGCTTTTTCCAACGTGGCACTCATTTGGCTGTAACCACAGCCTGTGCACAGTCTGTGCAGCCTTTCCTATTAGAAAGAGGGTACCTGTGCCTCATCTGAGGCACCTGTCCATGGCCAAAAGTAAAGCAAGATAGTTGTGGGAATccttaaaatcagagggttttgggagagctgcaaaaggcaggcctcagaaacagcagaactgtgattagagctagGCAGTAGCCATAAGAtctgtcagcagaaaaattatagaAGAAGTAGAAAAGTACAGACAAATGGAACAGTGGTCTGGATATTAACgcttgtctagaataactccctaagctgcagaaaagtttttCAAGTGAGATGTTAGGAAGTtctaagcttaataatggagctaTGTACATTGTGTTTTAAGATATACAAGCAGGTCTTTTATTCAAAacaagcaagcattgttttaaccgAAGGTtcgtgtgcttatagtggttggatgcaaccactgtcaatatgcttttgctttgtgtgcgTGGccaaaaaacctttaaaatgagttgtaacattaagttctttgtctgctgcctgggacgtgaactgctggcatcttcccactGTCATAACCATGGAATGAGACTTATGCTGGAAAATACAACAGCTTGAGACACCTTGATTTGTACACAGACCCTGGCCGGCGAGAAATGGTACCCATGTGAGGATCAAACTCAAAACCTTCAGATTGTGAGACTAACAATTATCCAGTTGTCGAGTCAGGGCTCTTGatttaaataatagaaattcATATTTGTTCTTGGCAGAAGAAATTAGTGTTAATGGGAATTAATATTGTGTAAGTTGTCAATGTGAAGAAGGCAGAAGACAAAAATCTGGTGtgtcttctttctccttcaggTTTTGGTGGCAGAACCCTGGGGTTTTCACTCCTTGCCAGTGCTGTTCACTGGCCAAAATCTCCTTGTCACGAATAATATGTGACAATACCCACATCACTAAAGTATCAAGGAATATCTTCCAGGCTAATAGATTACCCCCATGGCTTTGTGAGCTGCAGTCAGATCCCAAAGCTGGACCTCAGACCGTGGAAGTCAAAGAGCACGGAGGAGCAAGGTATGATCTGTAAACtgcagcaggtcctgcctgcAGACCCCTGAGAAAGCCAGACCCTGTAGTTTAAAACTGAGCTGCCTAACATGGAGCTGGACCTGTGTGCCAGATCCAGCTTTAGATGCTCCAGTTCACTAGGTGTAGTTTGAGTGGCTCCTACAAAATGTGGATTTTCTGGTAGAGCAAGCCATGTGCCCTattctggggattttttctaacaaggaaaggctgagggagctggggctgctcagcctgcagaggagccccagctgagaggggccctcagccctgagtgtccctgtcTGTTCCTGTCTGTCCatgggtgtccctgtgtgcagggaggggcagagcagggcccaggctctgtccctgggcagggactgagcccagaactgcccctgcccaggaggcacaactcctgccctgggcagtgcccagccctgaacaagctgcccagggaggggctggagtctccctcagcagggatactgcagagccctgtgcacacaatgctgtgccctgtgctctgggatggccctgcctgagcagggaggtggcaccagggacCCTCTgggctcccttccagcctgaatCGTTGtggaattctgggattttt
This genomic stretch from Serinus canaria isolate serCan28SL12 chromosome 19, serCan2020, whole genome shotgun sequence harbors:
- the LOC103820227 gene encoding LOW QUALITY PROTEIN: eosinophil peroxidase (The sequence of the model RefSeq protein was modified relative to this genomic sequence to represent the inferred CDS: inserted 2 bases in 2 codons; deleted 1 base in 1 codon; substituted 2 bases at 2 genomic stop codons), which encodes MKAETFLGLLVILSLFQPSVSSSYDVPLELSDTSLLSSVAETRQLMDAAYKRTWDIKKNLQNNALTPAELLSYFKQPVGGTREAVQAADYLQTTLSLLKEKLRWAVRGDFNVTDLLTPAQVEVIFKATVCDQQDKKINCASSGYRTITGECNNRRNPSLGASNRALARWLPAEYEDGVSVPCGWTEGRCFSGFLLPLVRQASNKIVRFPLEQLWMDQQRSLMFMWWGQSIDHDLDFSPESPXSGRTDCDTSCAKEPPCFPIQIPPNEPRITNRRDCLPFFRSAAACQRGRAVQEQINALTSFLDGREAAMAQRLWDRNSQKGLLAVNHNFTDRGREYMPFGPMRKEPCLKASGAARIPCFLASDVMCAPPRDTRASKMLGLACMHTLFLQEHNCLVGKLRSLNPHWNDERLYQEAQKVLGAMIQIITYRDYLSLLLGCRFHRLIPRCRGYNESMDSRISNVFALAFRSAHASVPPTVGRLDEYYRPITPEIQLRTSFFAVWRIIQEGGIDPYLRSLMADQAKXMTQQQIVVGELWDRLFEEVERIGFDLAALNMQRGXDRGLPGYNSWRKFCGLSQPSGVKSLGHVLGNXNQARKFLKIYGTPKSIDIWIGALAEPFVKGGRVGPPMACLIGTQFRNIRDGDRFWWQNPGVFTPCQCCSLAKISLSRIICDNTHITKVSRNIFQANDYPHGFVSCSQIPKLDLRPWKSKSTEEQGMICKLQQVLPADP